The genomic interval GTGACTCGGTGGCCTTCGAGTAGATGTCGACGCGGTCGATCGCGCCCCGGTGTTCGAGCGTGAGCGGCGACACCGACGACGGGCGCGTCTGAAGGACGGCCTTGCCGTCGCCGGCGGGGTAGAAGCCGGTCCGCTTGACCTCCACGTCTGCCTCCACCCCCCACGTCGCCAACAGCGGGAGTTTGACCAGTTGCTGGTAGGCGACGGTCGGCGACCACTTCACGTCCGTCCCGCCTGTAGCCGTCACTCGAAGCGGGACGGCCGAGAACGCGCCTATCGGGAGGACGGTGTCGAACAGCAGCGGGATGCTTCCGGCAGTGCCGATAGCCGCGTCGAGCGGCGTCTCGCGGGCGTCTCCGGGCTCGAAGCGCAGGGTATCGGACTCGAGTTCCGCACCCGACACCGTCCCGTCACACAACTCCGTGACGACCTCGACCGCCGTGAGGTGTTGCGGTTTGAGGCCGGGAGTCGGCCGGTTCCCCCGGATGTGCTCGATCCGGAACGGTCGTTCGAGGATGACCGAAAGGCTCAACGCCGTTCTGAGCACTTGGCCGCCCCCGTCGCGCCCGTCGATGGTAATCACGGCCGACACGTCGCTGGACACCCGCTTCGTCTTGGTGGTCGGCGATGCGACTCGTC from Halobaculum marinum carries:
- the rtcA gene encoding RNA 3'-terminal phosphate cyclase; translation: MITIDGRDGGGQVLRTALSLSVILERPFRIEHIRGNRPTPGLKPQHLTAVEVVTELCDGTVSGAELESDTLRFEPGDARETPLDAAIGTAGSIPLLFDTVLPIGAFSAVPLRVTATGGTDVKWSPTVAYQQLVKLPLLATWGVEADVEVKRTGFYPAGDGKAVLQTRPSSVSPLTLEHRGAIDRVDIYSKATESLRDARVAQRQADRARAQLTEAGLRTTTGAVEYVRSRSTGSSLLLRVGTRDAVAGFSALGERGRSSEQVADDAVEQVFEFRDATAPVDRFMADQLMLFLALAGGRVRIPAVTDHVRTNRAVLEAFGSDVHLDSRDDGTHVLSAAAHPAL